A genomic stretch from Candidatus Methylomirabilota bacterium includes:
- the topA gene encoding type I DNA topoisomerase, producing MAKALVVVESPTKVKTIQKYLDSKYIVKASMGHVRDLPKSSLGVDPKRNFKPKYVVTPGKKKVLDDLKKAAERADILYVATDPDREGEAIGWHLAQELRVDKRKVYRVAFNEITERAVKAAFQKPGKIDLKKVDAQQARRVLDRLVGYSLSPLLWEKVQRGLSAGRVQSVAVRLIVDRERAIQAFRPEEYWSLHARLRAQQPPEFVATLKEVGGEKPVLPDEATTRALMASLEGARFVVRSVTRGERRRNPAAPFITSTLQQDAGRKLGFSARKTMTVAQQLYEGVELGADGQVGLITYMRTDSVRVSREAQEQARAWVSSRLGREYVPDAAPTYKSRGSAQEAHEAVRPTDVERDPRSVARSLTRDQLGLYRLIWERFLASQMVPAVYDTVSADIDAVPAGAAAPNAGRCLFRAQGQTLKFKGFTAVYVESREDDAVGEEDSESPVPVLAEGEVLAVLGLDPKQHFTQPPPRYTEAALIKTLEELGIGRPSTYASILGTIIHDRGYVRRERRTLFPTELGIAVTDKLLPYFPEIMDVEFTAQMEDHLDKVEEGERNWVQTVKEFYEPFKRDLARAKREMANEKQGTPTGEACPECGGELIERRGRFGKFIACSTYPDCRYTRDLSGGERAEDEPTNETCPTCGRPMVIKRGRFGKFIACSGYPECKTTKPVTLGIACPEPGCTGELVERRSKRGRTFYGCSAYPGCKFVVWQRPVSEPCPKCGAPFVTTRMTRGRMVLTCIKEGCDFRREAELPVG from the coding sequence GTGGCGAAAGCCCTGGTGGTGGTGGAGTCGCCGACGAAGGTCAAGACGATCCAGAAGTATCTGGACTCGAAGTACATCGTCAAGGCCTCGATGGGCCACGTCCGCGATCTGCCCAAGTCGTCGCTCGGGGTGGACCCCAAGCGCAACTTCAAGCCGAAGTACGTCGTCACCCCCGGCAAGAAGAAGGTGCTGGACGACCTCAAGAAGGCGGCCGAGCGAGCCGACATCCTCTACGTCGCCACCGACCCCGATCGCGAAGGAGAAGCCATCGGCTGGCATCTCGCCCAGGAGCTGCGCGTCGACAAGCGCAAGGTCTACCGCGTCGCCTTCAACGAGATCACCGAGCGTGCCGTCAAAGCGGCCTTCCAGAAGCCCGGCAAGATCGATCTCAAGAAGGTCGACGCCCAGCAGGCGCGCCGCGTGCTCGACCGTCTCGTGGGCTACAGCCTGTCGCCGCTGCTGTGGGAGAAGGTGCAGCGGGGCCTGTCGGCGGGCCGCGTCCAGTCCGTGGCCGTACGCCTGATCGTCGATCGCGAGCGAGCCATCCAGGCGTTCCGGCCGGAAGAATACTGGTCGCTCCACGCCCGTCTGCGCGCCCAGCAGCCGCCGGAGTTCGTGGCCACGCTCAAGGAGGTGGGCGGCGAGAAGCCGGTCCTGCCCGACGAGGCGACCACCCGGGCGCTCATGGCCAGCCTGGAGGGTGCCCGCTTCGTGGTGCGGAGCGTGACGCGCGGGGAACGCCGGCGCAATCCGGCCGCGCCCTTCATCACGTCCACGCTGCAGCAGGATGCCGGCCGCAAGCTGGGGTTCTCGGCCAGGAAAACCATGACGGTGGCCCAGCAGCTCTACGAGGGCGTGGAGCTGGGTGCCGATGGCCAGGTCGGGCTCATCACCTATATGCGGACCGACTCCGTCCGGGTGAGCCGGGAGGCGCAGGAGCAGGCGCGCGCGTGGGTCAGCAGCCGTTTGGGCCGGGAGTACGTGCCGGACGCGGCACCGACCTACAAGTCGCGCGGCAGCGCCCAGGAAGCTCACGAGGCCGTCCGGCCGACCGACGTCGAGCGTGACCCGCGTTCGGTGGCCCGGTCCCTCACCCGAGATCAGCTCGGCCTCTACCGGCTCATCTGGGAGCGGTTCCTGGCGAGCCAGATGGTGCCCGCCGTGTACGACACGGTGAGCGCCGACATCGACGCCGTCCCCGCCGGGGCGGCGGCGCCGAACGCCGGGCGCTGTCTGTTCCGGGCCCAGGGGCAGACGCTGAAGTTCAAGGGGTTCACCGCGGTCTATGTGGAGAGCCGGGAAGACGACGCCGTCGGCGAGGAGGACAGCGAGAGCCCGGTGCCGGTGCTCGCCGAGGGCGAGGTGCTCGCCGTGCTCGGGCTGGACCCCAAGCAGCATTTCACCCAGCCGCCACCCCGCTACACGGAGGCGGCCCTGATCAAGACCCTGGAAGAGCTGGGGATCGGGCGGCCGTCCACCTACGCCTCCATCCTCGGCACCATCATTCACGATCGCGGCTACGTCCGGCGGGAGCGGCGCACGCTGTTCCCGACCGAGCTGGGCATCGCCGTCACCGACAAGCTGCTGCCGTACTTCCCGGAGATCATGGACGTCGAGTTCACCGCCCAGATGGAGGACCACCTCGACAAGGTCGAGGAGGGCGAGCGGAACTGGGTCCAGACGGTGAAGGAGTTCTACGAGCCCTTCAAGCGGGACCTCGCCCGCGCCAAGCGGGAGATGGCCAACGAGAAGCAGGGCACCCCCACCGGCGAAGCCTGTCCCGAGTGCGGAGGCGAGCTGATCGAGCGGCGTGGGCGGTTCGGCAAGTTCATCGCCTGCTCGACGTATCCCGACTGCCGCTACACCCGCGATCTGAGTGGCGGCGAGCGCGCCGAGGACGAGCCCACGAACGAGACCTGCCCCACCTGCGGCCGGCCCATGGTGATCAAGCGAGGCCGGTTCGGCAAGTTCATCGCCTGCTCGGGCTACCCCGAGTGCAAGACGACCAAGCCGGTGACACTCGGCATCGCCTGCCCCGAGCCCGGCTGCACCGGCGAGCTGGTCGAGCGCCGCTCCAAACGGGGTCGCACCTTCTACGGGTGCTCGGCCTATCCCGGCTGCAAGTTCGTCGTCTGGCAGCGGCCGGTGTCCGAGCCCTGTCCCAAGTGCGGCGCGCCCTTCGTAACGACCCGGATGACGCGAGGCCGAATGGTGTTGACGTGCATCAAGGAGGGCTGCGACTTCCGCCGGGAGGCCGAGTTACCGGTCGGATGA
- the dprA gene encoding DNA-processing protein DprA, whose product MQTFALDPGDVRYPALLAAIPAPPALWVRGTLVAEDALAIAIVGTRRASAYGLAVAERLAFDLAARGVTIVSGLARGIDTAAHRGALAARGRTLAVLGSGIDLVYPPESRALAEEIAVHGALVSQFAPGTAPLAWHFPARNRTLAGLALGVVVVEAPERSGALITASQGGELGREVFAVPGQITSPASQGANALIQDGAKLIRSWQDVVQELPDEWRRAVRAPSPGAEADLPAVDSDEARVLALLSTDEPQHIEVLITRTGCGPGRVAAALIALELNGRVRQLDGQRWVTIPCGGRA is encoded by the coding sequence GTGCAGACCTTCGCCCTCGATCCCGGCGACGTGCGCTATCCCGCGCTCCTCGCCGCTATCCCGGCGCCGCCCGCGCTCTGGGTACGCGGGACACTCGTTGCCGAGGACGCGCTGGCGATCGCCATCGTGGGAACGCGGCGGGCCAGCGCGTACGGCCTCGCCGTCGCCGAGCGACTGGCCTTCGATCTAGCCGCGCGGGGCGTGACCATCGTCAGCGGGCTGGCCCGGGGCATCGATACCGCCGCTCATCGCGGCGCGCTCGCTGCCCGCGGCCGCACGCTGGCCGTTCTGGGCAGCGGCATCGACCTCGTCTACCCGCCGGAGAGCCGCGCGCTCGCCGAGGAGATCGCCGTCCACGGCGCGCTGGTGTCGCAATTCGCGCCGGGGACGGCGCCGCTGGCCTGGCATTTCCCGGCCCGAAACCGCACCCTGGCCGGGCTCGCGCTCGGGGTCGTCGTGGTCGAAGCGCCCGAGCGCTCGGGAGCGCTCATCACCGCATCCCAGGGCGGCGAGCTCGGCCGCGAAGTGTTCGCCGTTCCAGGCCAAATCACGTCGCCCGCGAGCCAGGGCGCGAATGCCCTCATTCAGGACGGTGCTAAACTGATACGCAGTTGGCAGGACGTCGTGCAAGAATTGCCAGACGAATGGCGCCGCGCAGTCCGCGCGCCATCGCCGGGCGCAGAAGCCGATCTCCCGGCGGTCGACAGCGACGAGGCACGTGTCCTGGCGTTGCTCAGCACAGACGAGCCGCAGCACATCGAGGTGCTGATCACGCGGACTGGCTGCGGCCCCGGGCGCGTGGCCGCGGCACTGATCGCCCTCGAGCTCAATGGTCGAGTCCGACAGCTCGACGGCCAGCGCTGGGTGACGATTCCGTGTGGAGGGAGAGCGTAG